GGAATGGGCTATGCGTGTCTGGCTTAACCCCAAACAACTCGCAGCGCACAATGTCACCACCAGCGATGTGGTCACAGCATTGCAGCAGAATAACGTGCAACTGCCTGCCGGCCAGATCAAATCCGACACCCTGTTCTTTAACGTTATCGCCAATGGCCAGTTGATCAAACCCGAGCACTACGCAGATATTATTATCCGCGAAGTCAATGGCGTTCCGGTACGTATCCGCGACATCGGCTGGGTGCAATTAGGCGCCAGCAGTTACAGTTCGTTTGCCCGCTTTAACGGCGAACGTGTGGTTGGTGTCGGTATCGTGCCGCAAAGCAAAGCCAACACCCTGGATGTCGCGACACTGGTATACAAAACCCTCCCTAGCATCCGTGCCGCACTGCCTGGCGGTGTAACGCTCAAAGTGGCGGTGGATAAAACCCAGTATATCCGCGACTCCATCCATGAAGTGAGCCTGACGCTGTTCATCGCCTTCGGCCTGGTGGTACTGGTGGTATGGATATTCCTGCGTACTTTCCGCGCCACGCTCATCCCGGTGGTAGCCATACCGGTTTCCATTATTGGTGCGTTTGCCGGCATGTGGGCACTGGGCTTCTCAGTTAACGTACTGACGCTGTTTTCTCTGGTACTGGCAATCGGTCTGGTCGTGGATGATGCGATTATCGTGCTGGAGAACATCTATCGCCGTCAGGAACTGGGCGAATCGCGGCGCATCGCTGCCATCAATGGAGCGCGTGAAATCGGCTTCCCGGTGCTAGCCACCACAGCCACACTGATTGCAATTTTCGTCCCGCTGTCATTGATGCAAGGCAACGTCGGCAAACTGTTCCATGAATTCGCGGTCACTGTGGCGATTGCGGTAGGCTTGTCCGGACTGGTGGCGCTGACCCTGACACCGATGCTGTGTTCGCGCTTCTTGCAGGTATCGCATGCCAAACACGGTCTGTTTTTCTACAGCGAGAAACTGATCAACGGTGCCAACCATCGCTACACCCGCATTACCGAGTGGACCATGCATCACCGCAAGACGGTGGGTATCTTCGTGATCCTGAATCTGGTGGCACTGGGCGGTTTATATATGTTCTCGCCCAAGACTTTTGTGCCCACCGAAGATCAGGGTCTGATTCTGGCTGTGGTAAAAGCCCCAGAGGGTTCCGGTCTGGCTTATACCTCGCATTATCTGAGCCAGGTCGAAGCTGCATTCAAATCCGAGCCGGCAGTCAAGCAATATTTTGCCGCAGCAGGCCTGCCTGTAGGTGGCCCGGCATCGACACGCAATGCCATCGTGTTTGCACGCATGCAGGATTATGACAAACGCGACATCAGCCAGATGGACGTGGTCAAAAACCTGTTCCCCAAGCTCATGCCGATTTCAGGTGCGCTGGCCTTCCCGATCAATCCGCCTTCGCTCAATAGTGCGGCTACCGCGCAGGATGTACAGTTTGTCATACAAGGCCCGGACTTCAAGCAACTCACGGCCTTGAGCAAGCACCTGCAGGATACCGCCAAAGCCATACCGGGTATGGTTAACGTTCAATCCGACCTCACCAGCCACACGCCACAACTTGAAGTTGATTTCAAGCGCGAACAGGCTGCTGACAGTGGTATTACTGTGAATACCCTGGCGCAAACCTTGCAAACAGCGATCGGTGGTACACATGCCAGCGATTTCATCATGAACAACAAGAATTATCAGGTCATTGCGCAAGTCGATCCGAAATACCGCGCTACGCCACAGTCCATTAACGATCTGTATGTACGCGGCGGCAATAACGCTTCATTGCCTCTGTCCAATCTGGTCGATGT
The Sulfuriferula thiophila DNA segment above includes these coding regions:
- a CDS encoding efflux RND transporter permease subunit, which produces MKLSDTSISRPVFASVISLIILLTGIAAYFGLPVRQYPDVSNPVVSVSTSYIGASPATVESTITNPLEEGLNGIDGIRDITSQSSFGTSAITVEFENTRDVDAATQDVTNAVNKVINQLPNNPNVNRPVISKVSADAQPIIWLVLQGKDYSPEQLSQLADRIVKQRTEILSGVGNVLLGGYQEWAMRVWLNPKQLAAHNVTTSDVVTALQQNNVQLPAGQIKSDTLFFNVIANGQLIKPEHYADIIIREVNGVPVRIRDIGWVQLGASSYSSFARFNGERVVGVGIVPQSKANTLDVATLVYKTLPSIRAALPGGVTLKVAVDKTQYIRDSIHEVSLTLFIAFGLVVLVVWIFLRTFRATLIPVVAIPVSIIGAFAGMWALGFSVNVLTLFSLVLAIGLVVDDAIIVLENIYRRQELGESRRIAAINGAREIGFPVLATTATLIAIFVPLSLMQGNVGKLFHEFAVTVAIAVGLSGLVALTLTPMLCSRFLQVSHAKHGLFFYSEKLINGANHRYTRITEWTMHHRKTVGIFVILNLVALGGLYMFSPKTFVPTEDQGLILAVVKAPEGSGLAYTSHYLSQVEAAFKSEPAVKQYFAAAGLPVGGPASTRNAIVFARMQDYDKRDISQMDVVKNLFPKLMPISGALAFPINPPSLNSAATAQDVQFVIQGPDFKQLTALSKHLQDTAKAIPGMVNVQSDLTSHTPQLEVDFKREQAADSGITVNTLAQTLQTAIGGTHASDFIMNNKNYQVIAQVDPKYRATPQSINDLYVRGGNNASLPLSNLVDVRNTYGPDTLYHYNLQRSFTLSASILPFLPLSTALDKLQAEAKKVLPDGYQTSLTGQSRDYVETAGSLYITFGIALIFIYLVLAAQFESWVHPLTILLSVPLALTGALLTLMLAHQSLNLFSEIGIILLIGLVTKNGILMVEYANQLRAAGETLMHAAIEAGRIRFRPIIMTSLAMIAGSLPLALATGAGAQTRQPLGWAVVGGLMFSTVFSLIITPLFYLLITGLADKLGLRTIPPKISFTEEKDMEHTDGSQTV